A part of Micromonospora chersina genomic DNA contains:
- a CDS encoding lytic polysaccharide monooxygenase auxiliary activity family 9 protein, whose protein sequence is MAVRRTLAALAAVAATLLLTGVPASAHGAPTSPLSRAAACGPEGGRADTPACRAAIAAGAAVREWDNIRVAQIDGRDRERIPDGELCSGGLSAYRGLDLPRTDWPATTLTAGARHTFRYRTTIPHRGTFRFYATTASYAPTRRLTWADLEEKPFLTVTDPPIRDGAYQMPGRLPAGRTGRHIIYTIWQNSNTQDTYYSCSDVVFRAASGEAASAPRSTPAAAPRTVPRAATGGGDPAAGVPVAAVTDTDGVPRPVVVGAAAGVTVLLAAVVALRLRRAGSVPAGRPCGVRNHRAGRRRIW, encoded by the coding sequence ATGGCCGTACGCCGCACGCTCGCCGCGCTCGCCGCCGTCGCCGCGACCCTGCTGCTCACCGGCGTGCCGGCGAGCGCCCACGGCGCCCCCACGAGCCCGTTGAGCCGGGCCGCGGCCTGCGGCCCGGAGGGTGGCCGGGCGGACACGCCGGCCTGCCGGGCGGCGATCGCCGCCGGGGCGGCCGTTCGGGAGTGGGACAACATCCGGGTGGCACAGATCGACGGGCGGGACCGGGAACGCATCCCCGACGGGGAACTGTGCAGCGGCGGGCTGTCGGCGTACCGGGGGTTGGACCTGCCGCGGACCGACTGGCCGGCCACCACGCTCACGGCCGGGGCCCGGCACACCTTCCGCTACCGCACCACGATCCCGCACAGGGGCACGTTCCGGTTCTACGCCACCACCGCCTCGTACGCCCCGACCCGCCGGCTCACCTGGGCGGACCTGGAGGAGAAGCCGTTCCTGACGGTCACCGACCCGCCGATCCGGGACGGCGCCTACCAGATGCCGGGTCGGCTGCCGGCCGGGCGCACCGGCCGGCACATCATCTACACCATCTGGCAGAACTCGAACACCCAGGACACCTACTACTCGTGCTCCGACGTGGTGTTCCGGGCGGCGTCCGGCGAGGCGGCGTCCGCGCCGCGGAGCACACCCGCGGCGGCCCCGCGTACCGTGCCGAGGGCCGCGACCGGCGGCGGCGACCCGGCGGCCGGGGTGCCGGTGGCGGCCGTGACGGACACGGACGGCGTCCCCCGGCCGGTGGTGGTCGGCGCGGCGGCCGGGGTCACCGTGCTGCTCGCGGCGGTGGTGGCGCTGCGGCTGCGGCGGGCCGGCAGCGTGCCGGCGGGCCGGCCGTGCGGGGTCCGTAACCACCGCGCCGGCCGGCGCCGGATCTGGTAG
- a CDS encoding 2-hydroxyacid dehydrogenase: MRVAVFSTKPYDRDFLDEANATAGHDLVLLEPRLSVETAALAAGADAVCAFVNDDLGEPVLDRLAASGVRLVALRSAGYNHVDVAAATRLGVTVVRVPEYSPHAVAEHCVGLMLTLNRRIHRAHNRVREHNFALTGLLGFDLHGKTVGVVGTGKIGVCVARIMAGFGCRVLASDPYPNPEALAVGVEYVPLKTLLAESHVVTLHCPLTPETHHLIDEERIAQMRPGVMLINTSRGALVDTRAVIRGLKTGRIGHLGLDVYEEETELFFEDLSDQMLRDDDFSRLSTFPNVLITGHQAFFTQEAMHNIAATTIANLDAVERHGPDGVTGPARVC; encoded by the coding sequence ATGCGGGTCGCCGTCTTCAGCACCAAGCCGTACGACCGGGACTTCCTCGACGAGGCGAACGCGACGGCCGGCCACGACCTGGTCCTGCTGGAGCCCCGGCTCTCGGTGGAGACGGCGGCGCTGGCGGCCGGCGCCGACGCGGTCTGCGCCTTCGTCAACGACGACCTCGGCGAGCCCGTGCTGGACCGGCTCGCCGCGTCCGGGGTACGCCTGGTGGCGCTGCGCTCGGCCGGCTACAACCACGTGGACGTGGCGGCGGCCACCCGGCTGGGCGTCACCGTGGTGCGGGTCCCGGAATACTCGCCGCACGCGGTGGCCGAGCACTGCGTCGGGCTGATGCTCACGCTCAACCGCCGGATCCACCGCGCTCACAACCGCGTACGCGAGCACAACTTCGCGCTGACCGGGCTGCTCGGCTTCGACCTGCACGGCAAGACCGTCGGGGTGGTCGGCACCGGCAAGATCGGTGTCTGCGTGGCCCGGATCATGGCCGGCTTCGGCTGCCGGGTGCTGGCCAGCGACCCGTACCCGAACCCGGAGGCGCTCGCCGTCGGCGTCGAGTACGTGCCGTTGAAGACCCTGCTGGCCGAGTCGCACGTGGTGACGCTGCACTGCCCGCTGACCCCGGAGACGCACCACCTGATCGACGAGGAGCGCATCGCGCAGATGCGCCCCGGCGTGATGCTGATCAACACGAGCCGGGGCGCGCTGGTGGACACCCGGGCCGTCATCCGCGGGCTGAAGACCGGCCGGATCGGGCACCTCGGGCTCGACGTCTACGAGGAGGAGACCGAACTCTTCTTCGAGGACCTCTCCGACCAGATGCTGCGCGACGACGACTTCTCCCGGCTGAGCACCTTCCCCAACGTGCTGATCACCGGCCACCAGGCGTTCTTCACCCAGGAGGCCATGCACAACATCGCCGCCACCACGATCGCGAACCTGGACGCGGTGGAACGGCACGGCCCCGACGGGGTCACCGGGCCGGCCCGGGTCTGCTGA